Proteins co-encoded in one Thermodesulfobacteriota bacterium genomic window:
- the mnhG gene encoding monovalent cation/H(+) antiporter subunit G, whose protein sequence is MKDAATAILLCLGSAFMLLGAVGVFRFPDLYSRLQASTKAVTLGVSLMILALVIHYADFGITVSALLVIAFFFLTAPVSAHMIARAAYFTGVPLWGGEIPDELRHAYDVSPEGEPKA, encoded by the coding sequence GTGAAGGATGCCGCGACCGCGATCCTGCTCTGTCTCGGATCCGCGTTCATGCTGCTCGGGGCCGTGGGAGTGTTCCGCTTCCCCGACCTCTACAGCCGACTTCAGGCGTCGACGAAGGCCGTCACCCTCGGAGTCAGCCTCATGATCCTGGCCCTGGTGATCCATTACGCCGATTTCGGGATCACCGTCTCGGCGCTCCTGGTCATCGCCTTCTTCTTCCTGACCGCCCCGGTCTCCGCGCACATGATCGCGCGGGCGGCCTACTTCACGGGGGTGCCTCTCTGGGGAGGGGAGATCCCTGACGAGCTGCGGCACGCGTACGACGTGTCGCCGGAAGGAGAGCCGAAAGCATGA
- a CDS encoding monovalent cation/H+ antiporter complex subunit F produces MTPELPKLVLYACTLSLGMLSLALFLGLARLLRGPNIADRVVALDLLALLAVGVIVAYAILASQPILLRSAVILALLAFLGTVGFAYYIGEGRQP; encoded by the coding sequence ATGACTCCCGAGCTGCCGAAGCTGGTCCTTTACGCCTGCACGCTGTCGCTGGGGATGCTTTCCCTGGCGTTGTTCCTCGGCCTGGCCCGCCTCCTGCGGGGACCCAACATCGCCGACCGCGTGGTGGCGCTCGACCTCCTGGCGCTGTTGGCGGTGGGCGTCATCGTCGCGTACGCCATCCTCGCATCCCAGCCGATCCTCCTGAGATCCGCGGTCATCCTTGCGCTGCTGGCGTTCCTCGGCACGGTGGGATTCGCATACTACATCGGGGAAGGGAGGCAGCCGTGA
- a CDS encoding Na+/H+ antiporter subunit E produces the protein MKEILSNLLLALTWAAMTGEVTGVDLFTGFLLGYLILYFAQDLLGLSLKTLKIGPLAALAAHFLRELVAANLRVAYDAVTPRHRMRPGVIALPLEAKTDEEITFLSNLISLTPGTLVLDVSPDRKRLFIHVMYVDEPDAVRRRIKEGLERRLLRAMR, from the coding sequence ATGAAGGAAATACTTTCCAATCTCCTGCTGGCGCTGACCTGGGCCGCCATGACGGGCGAGGTGACGGGAGTCGACCTCTTCACGGGCTTCCTGCTGGGGTACCTGATCCTCTACTTCGCGCAGGACCTGCTCGGCCTCTCCCTGAAGACGCTGAAGATCGGACCCCTCGCGGCGCTGGCGGCGCATTTCCTCCGCGAACTGGTGGCGGCCAACCTCCGGGTGGCGTACGACGCCGTGACGCCGCGGCACCGGATGCGGCCGGGAGTGATCGCCCTCCCGCTCGAAGCGAAGACCGACGAGGAGATCACGTTCCTGTCCAACCTGATTTCGCTGACGCCGGGCACGCTCGTCCTCGACGTTTCCCCGGACCGGAAGCGCCTCTTCATCCACGTCATGTACGTGGACGAACCGGACGCCGTCCGCCGGAGAATCAAGGAAGGGCTGGAGCGGCGGCTTCTGCGGGCGATGCGATGA
- a CDS encoding Na+/H+ antiporter subunit D, whose amino-acid sequence MSLLPVLPVLIPLCAAALSLVAGRSRRLQRLLGTAGAFAGLAAALALLAAVDRDGIVVLRMGNWPAPFGIVFVADLLAAILVTVAAVIGSAVAVYSLGSMEPEREAHGYYPLLLVLLMGVNGAFLSGDIFNLYVWFEVMLIASFVLLALGGERHQMEGAVKYVTLNMVSSVLFLAAVGILYGTMGTLNFADLAVKLRSMENPGFPNALAMLFLVAFGIKAAIFPLFFWLPASYHTPPVAVSAVLAGLLTKVGVYALIRVFTLLFVRDTAYTHGLILLLSGLTMVTGVLGAAAQSDFRRILSFHIVSQIGYMIMGLGLFSPLALAGSVFYMVHHILVKANLFLISGIVHRERGSFSLENLGGLYRDRTALAILFLVPAFSLAGVPPLSGFFAKLALVRAGLDLRSYAIVAAALVVGLLTLFSMTKIWAEAFWKPAPAKATAEGFPAGAALYLPAALLAALTIAIGLWPGPLFDLAQRAAGQLTDPAGYIRAVLEGNP is encoded by the coding sequence ATGAGCCTCCTCCCCGTGCTGCCGGTCCTGATCCCGCTTTGCGCCGCGGCCCTTTCGCTGGTCGCCGGACGCTCGCGGCGGCTCCAGCGGCTGCTGGGGACGGCGGGGGCATTCGCCGGCCTGGCGGCCGCCCTGGCGCTGCTCGCGGCCGTGGACCGGGACGGGATCGTGGTCCTGCGGATGGGGAACTGGCCCGCCCCTTTCGGCATCGTCTTCGTGGCGGACCTCCTGGCGGCGATCCTGGTGACGGTCGCGGCGGTCATCGGTTCCGCGGTGGCGGTCTATTCCCTGGGAAGCATGGAGCCGGAAAGGGAAGCGCACGGCTACTATCCGCTGCTCCTCGTCCTGCTGATGGGGGTGAACGGCGCCTTCCTGAGCGGCGACATCTTCAACCTCTACGTCTGGTTCGAGGTGATGCTGATCGCCTCCTTCGTGCTCCTCGCGCTGGGGGGGGAACGGCACCAGATGGAGGGCGCCGTCAAGTACGTCACCCTCAACATGGTCTCCTCGGTCCTGTTCCTCGCGGCGGTGGGGATCCTCTACGGCACCATGGGGACCCTGAACTTCGCCGACCTCGCGGTGAAGCTCCGGAGCATGGAAAACCCCGGCTTCCCGAACGCCCTGGCCATGCTCTTCCTGGTCGCGTTCGGCATCAAGGCGGCGATCTTTCCCCTGTTCTTCTGGCTGCCCGCCTCGTACCACACGCCGCCGGTCGCGGTTTCCGCCGTCCTCGCCGGCCTTCTCACGAAAGTGGGCGTCTACGCGCTGATCCGCGTGTTCACCCTCCTCTTCGTCCGGGACACCGCCTACACGCATGGCCTGATTCTCCTTCTCTCCGGGCTCACGATGGTCACCGGCGTCCTCGGCGCGGCGGCGCAGTCCGATTTCCGGCGGATCCTTTCCTTCCACATCGTCAGCCAGATCGGCTACATGATCATGGGACTCGGGCTCTTTTCGCCGCTCGCCCTCGCAGGATCCGTCTTCTACATGGTCCACCACATCCTCGTGAAGGCGAACCTGTTCCTGATCAGCGGGATCGTCCACCGGGAGCGGGGGAGCTTCTCCCTGGAAAACCTGGGAGGGCTTTACCGGGACCGCACTGCCCTTGCGATCCTGTTCCTGGTTCCCGCGTTCTCGCTCGCCGGGGTGCCTCCCCTGTCCGGATTTTTCGCCAAGCTCGCGCTCGTCCGGGCGGGGCTCGATCTGCGCAGCTACGCGATCGTGGCCGCCGCCCTCGTCGTGGGGCTGCTGACGCTGTTCTCGATGACGAAGATCTGGGCCGAGGCGTTCTGGAAACCTGCTCCCGCGAAGGCGACAGCCGAAGGGTTCCCGGCCGGAGCCGCCCTTTATCTTCCCGCCGCGCTTCTCGCGGCCCTGACGATCGCGATCGGGCTCTGGCCCGGGCCGCTCTTCGACCTGGCCCAACGGGCCGCCGGCCAGCTGACCGACCCCGCGGGATACATCCGCGCGGTCCTGGAGGGGAATCCATGA
- a CDS encoding Na+/H+ antiporter subunit C produces METVLAFVVGGLYAAGIYLMLRRSLVKLLLGLALLSHAANLLIFTVAGFHGDRPPLVPEGSEALAQPHADPLPQALILTAIVISFAVLAFGLALFHRAYREIGTDDLDRMKATDT; encoded by the coding sequence ATGGAAACCGTCCTTGCCTTCGTGGTGGGCGGACTCTACGCGGCCGGGATCTACCTGATGCTGCGGCGAAGCCTCGTCAAGCTGCTCCTCGGACTGGCCCTGCTCAGCCACGCCGCCAATCTCCTCATCTTCACGGTCGCGGGATTCCACGGAGACCGCCCGCCGCTGGTCCCCGAAGGGAGCGAAGCGCTCGCCCAGCCCCATGCGGACCCGCTCCCGCAGGCGCTGATCCTGACCGCCATCGTCATCAGCTTCGCCGTGCTCGCGTTCGGCCTCGCACTGTTCCATCGCGCCTACCGGGAGATCGGGACGGACGACCTCGACCGGATGAAGGCGACCGACACATGA
- a CDS encoding Na+/H+ antiporter subunit B — protein MSSLILRTACRFVFPLLVLFSVFLLVRGHNEPGGGFAGGLVASAAFALVVIAYGPAAARKSLRVRPSTLIGTGLLTAAGSGMPALFRGEPFMTGQWRTLELPASGPVALGSPLLFDVGVYLVVFGVVLNIVLSFAEED, from the coding sequence GTGAGTTCCCTCATCCTCCGCACGGCATGCCGGTTCGTCTTTCCCCTGCTGGTGCTCTTCTCCGTGTTCCTCCTGGTCCGGGGACACAACGAGCCGGGAGGCGGTTTCGCGGGAGGTCTGGTGGCCTCGGCGGCGTTCGCGCTGGTGGTCATCGCCTACGGCCCCGCTGCCGCGCGGAAGAGTCTGCGGGTCCGCCCCTCGACGTTGATCGGGACCGGCCTGCTGACCGCCGCGGGAAGCGGGATGCCGGCCCTGTTCCGGGGGGAACCCTTCATGACGGGGCAATGGCGGACGCTCGAACTTCCCGCATCGGGCCCGGTTGCGCTCGGCTCTCCGCTGCTGTTCGACGTCGGCGTCTACCTGGTCGTCTTCGGCGTGGTCCTGAACATCGTGCTTTCGTTCGCCGAGGAGGATTGA
- a CDS encoding putative monovalent cation/H+ antiporter subunit A, with the protein MLFAVLSGFVLALFAPWIYRRAPRGAAWILALLPLGLTLYFLGFAGTVAGGEVLRSSRPWAPSLGVSLSFSLDGLALLFALLIGGIGTAVVVYSGGYLEGHPHAGRFHAYTLAFMASMLGVVLSDNLLLLFVFWELTSVSSYLLIGFDHEREKARKAALQALLVTGGGGLALLAGFLLLGEAGGSLEISEISGRGDVVRGSPLYLPILALVLIGAFTKSAQFPFHFWLPNAMEAPTPASAYLHAATMVKAGIYLLARLSPVLGNDPAWQIPVTAVGALTMLAGAWIALQQTYFKLLLAWSTVSALGALTMMLGLGTGPAAAAAVLFLPAHAFYKGSLFLVAGAVDHAAGERDVTRISGLGRTMPVTAAAAMAAAASMAGLPPLLGFLAKEGLLGGALSAPAAAPALLGAVALAGAAYVAIAGIAGVRPFIGPASGTNAETREAPVTLWLGPSLLALLGVLGGLLPGAAAPLLSAAASAILGAEHDVRPALWHGFDSLLLLSAAAVAGGIGIYAARNRLRSLRSRWGRLGRSGPSSWYDAGMEGLILLARGQTRLLQSGSLRTYLIIVVGAMLALAGHALVRGGPRLAAPLSGARFYELCLALLVLVAAAATVRSRSRLAAVASLGAVGYGIALIFILRGAPDLAMTQFIVETVTVVLFVLALHHLPQFSRLSTRGAQARDAIVSLLAGGLMTVFVLAAAGARHLPSISGYFAEASVPMARGRNIVNVILVDFRGLDTLGEITVLAVAGIGAWALLKLRLKREEKP; encoded by the coding sequence ATGCTTTTCGCCGTCCTGTCGGGATTCGTCCTGGCATTGTTCGCGCCATGGATTTATCGCCGCGCCCCCCGCGGGGCCGCATGGATCCTTGCCCTCCTTCCCCTCGGGCTCACGCTCTATTTTCTCGGCTTCGCGGGGACGGTGGCCGGTGGGGAAGTCCTCCGGTCATCCCGTCCCTGGGCGCCGTCCCTCGGCGTTTCCCTCTCGTTCTCCCTCGACGGCCTGGCGCTGCTGTTCGCCCTGCTGATCGGCGGGATCGGGACGGCGGTCGTCGTCTATTCCGGCGGATACCTGGAGGGGCATCCGCACGCCGGAAGGTTCCACGCCTATACCCTCGCGTTCATGGCGTCGATGCTGGGCGTGGTCCTTTCCGACAACCTGCTCCTGCTGTTCGTCTTCTGGGAGCTCACCAGCGTCAGCTCCTACCTGCTCATCGGTTTCGACCACGAGCGTGAAAAGGCCCGGAAGGCCGCGCTGCAGGCGCTCCTCGTGACGGGAGGCGGCGGGCTGGCGCTCCTTGCGGGGTTTCTGCTTCTGGGGGAAGCCGGAGGCTCCCTGGAAATTTCGGAGATCTCCGGCAGGGGCGACGTCGTGCGCGGCAGCCCGCTTTACCTTCCGATCCTGGCCCTGGTGCTGATCGGGGCGTTCACGAAATCGGCCCAGTTCCCGTTCCACTTCTGGCTGCCCAACGCCATGGAGGCCCCGACCCCGGCGAGCGCCTACCTCCATGCCGCGACCATGGTGAAGGCGGGGATCTATCTCCTGGCCCGCCTGAGCCCTGTGCTGGGAAACGACCCGGCCTGGCAGATCCCCGTAACGGCCGTCGGCGCCCTGACCATGCTGGCCGGAGCATGGATCGCGCTGCAGCAAACGTATTTCAAGCTCCTCCTGGCCTGGTCGACGGTGAGCGCCCTGGGGGCCTTGACGATGATGCTGGGGCTCGGGACCGGGCCGGCGGCCGCCGCGGCGGTCCTGTTCCTTCCGGCCCACGCATTTTACAAGGGTTCCCTCTTCCTCGTGGCCGGGGCCGTCGACCATGCCGCGGGGGAGCGCGACGTCACACGGATTTCCGGGCTCGGAAGGACGATGCCCGTCACCGCGGCCGCCGCGATGGCCGCCGCCGCCTCGATGGCCGGGCTACCCCCGCTCCTCGGGTTCCTCGCGAAGGAAGGGCTGCTGGGAGGCGCCCTCTCGGCGCCGGCCGCGGCGCCCGCGCTCCTCGGCGCCGTGGCGCTGGCCGGGGCGGCCTACGTCGCGATCGCCGGCATCGCGGGGGTCCGGCCGTTCATCGGCCCGGCATCGGGGACGAACGCCGAAACGCGCGAAGCGCCGGTTACCCTGTGGCTCGGGCCGTCGCTCCTGGCGCTGCTCGGAGTTCTGGGGGGTCTGCTGCCCGGCGCGGCCGCCCCCCTTCTCTCGGCGGCGGCCTCCGCGATTCTCGGCGCGGAACACGATGTCCGGCCCGCGCTGTGGCACGGCTTCGATTCGCTGCTGCTCCTGAGCGCCGCGGCGGTCGCGGGCGGGATCGGCATCTACGCCGCCCGGAATCGGCTGCGATCCCTTCGTTCCCGCTGGGGGCGTCTCGGAAGGAGCGGACCGTCCTCATGGTACGACGCGGGAATGGAAGGGCTGATTCTCCTCGCCCGGGGCCAGACCCGCCTGCTCCAGAGCGGCTCCCTCCGGACCTACCTCATCATCGTCGTCGGTGCAATGCTTGCGCTGGCGGGGCACGCGTTGGTCCGCGGCGGCCCGCGGCTCGCCGCCCCGCTTTCGGGCGCCCGGTTCTACGAGCTGTGCCTCGCGCTCCTCGTGCTGGTCGCCGCGGCCGCCACGGTGCGCTCCCGGTCGCGCCTTGCCGCGGTGGCGTCCCTCGGGGCCGTCGGGTACGGCATCGCCCTCATCTTCATCCTTCGAGGCGCGCCCGACCTCGCGATGACGCAGTTCATCGTGGAGACCGTCACCGTCGTGCTCTTCGTGCTGGCGCTGCATCATCTGCCGCAGTTCTCGAGACTCTCGACCCGGGGAGCGCAGGCACGGGACGCGATCGTCTCCCTCCTCGCCGGGGGTCTGATGACCGTCTTCGTCCTGGCCGCAGCCGGAGCGCGGCACCTCCCCTCCATCTCCGGCTACTTCGCGGAAGCGAGCGTCCCGATGGCGCGCGGACGCAACATCGTCAACGTCATCCTGGTGGACTTCCGCGGCCTGGACACGCTGGGGGAGATCACCGTGCTCGCGGTGGCGGGGATCGGGGCCTGGGCCCTGCTGAAGCTGCGCCTGAAACGGGAGGAGAAGCCGTGA